The genomic region GTCAGTCGCCCCGGTTCCCATGCCAAGGCACACCGCTATGAACTGAAAATCAACACCCGCAAGAATGAGCCCATAGTAACTCTTGATGAAGTCAGGGAAGACTGGCCTCACGGTCAGGGAACCCAGGTGGAACTGGACATCGAGGCCAGCTACAAGCGGGGGCGCAGAAGCATCGATGACTATCTGGAACTTACCGCCGTTTCCAATCCCCATCTTGAACTCGTGTATCTGACACCTTCCGGCGATGAAGTCGAATACCCGCGGGTCAGAGATGAACTGCCGCGGGAGCCGAAGTCCATCAAGCCCCATCCCTACGGGGTGGAACTTGGCGCTCTTTTGGCCATGGCCCATGAGACCAAGGAGAGAACCCTGACCGGCTTCCTCTGCACGGAGTTCAGCAGGGTCGGGAGCAAGGTGGCCGACGAGATTCTGCAGAAGGCCATGCTTTCTCCCAAGTCTCGCCCAAAGAAATTAGGTCGCGATCAGGCGGAGCAACTGCTGCGGGCCATTGCGCAGACGAAGATCATGAATCCGCCGACCTCCTGTCTTTCTCCCATCGGAGCAGAAGAACTGGAGGCGGGGCTCGCCAAGGTGGTGAACTCGGAGTTTTTCACTTCGGTGTCCCGCAGACCTTCCGTCTACCGGGGGAACCCCTTTCTGGTGGAAGTAGCTCTCGCTTGGGGAGTGGAGGGAATGAAGCAGGATGATCTGGTCGTTCTGCACCGCTTTGCCAATCGGGTTCCTCTTCAGTATCAACAGGGAGCCTGTGCAATCACCAAGGGCGTGATGGCGACAAGCTGGAAGAGCTACGGATTGAGCCAGTCCCGGGGAGCCCTTCCGGCAGGACCCATGGTGCTGCTTGTTCATGTAGCCAGCGCCTGGGTCCCCTTTACCAGTGAAAGCAAGGAAGCTCTGGCCAGTTATCCGGAGGTTCTCAAGGAGATCAAGCTCGGTCTGCAGGAGTGCGGACGCAAGCTGGGAACACACATCCGCAAAGGCAAGCGCAGGGAGGATGCAGAGAAGAAGCGGGACTTGATTCGCAGTTACCTTCCCACCATTGGAGAAGCACTGCGGGAAATCCTGAACCTCAGTGAAAGCAGGGAAAAGAAGGTCGTCGCAAGTCTTCAGGACACCCTTGAAAAGAGCAGGAAGTTCTAGCATGGCAGGCAAGAAAGTACTCGACCGGATTCGCCAGGAAGCCCGCAAGGTGGAAAAAGCTGCCATCGAAGGTGACAAGCCCCTGATGCGTTTTCCCATCCGCAGCCTGTCCAATGTCCGTTACGATCCAAAGATAGGGCATTTCGCCATCAAGTCCGGCAGGAAGGAGCGGGCCCTGACCGTGGGCACGGTGAAGACCTTCGCGCAGACCCTGAAGATGTTGAGCCTCTCCAAGGATCTCCTCGAGGCCAATGACATCGCCACGAAGCGAGAGGCTTATTATGTCTCGAAGAACTGGGGAGAAGCCCGCTTCCACGACCAGCCCGAGAGTGACACGGTGCTGGAGGATGTCGAGGCTCTCTTCGGCGTGAATCGCGAGCAGTTGGGTTTCATCCCCGAGGAAAAGGGGGGCGATGTCGCCGGCAATCTCGTGGTCATCGACCGGGACAGCGACACGGGCAAGAAACTGCGCATCGATTGCACGAAATTCGGCAGCGGAGCCTATTCGATTCCCATCAGTGTGGAGCATCTCGAGTTCGAGACGGACGCAAAGTTCATCCTTGCGATTGAGACTGCGGGAATGTTCCAGCGTCTGGTGAAGCACAACTACTGGAAACAGGCTGGGGCCGTTCTGGTCAGCATGGGCGGCGTGCCCACCCGCGCCTGCCGTCGTTTCATCCGTCGCCTTGCTGACGAGAAGAAGATCCCTGTTTATGTCTTCGTCGATGGTGATCCTTACGGGATTACGAACATTTACCGTACCCTGAAAGTGGGCAGTGGCAATGCCGCCCACCTGAACGAGTATTTTTGCGTGCCACAGGCGCGTTTTTTGGGCATTATGCCCCGGGACATTCGCGACTACGATCTTCCCACTCATCCCCTCAAAGAGGTGGATGTGAAAAGAGCGAAGGATGCCCTGAAGAATGACCCCTTTGTGCAGCATTACAAGCAGTGGCAAAAGGCTCTTGAGGAAATGATCCGAATGGGGGTGCGTGCCGAACAGCAGGCCCTGGCCAAGCATGGACTGAACTATGTGATCGAGGAGTATCTTCCCCGGAAACTGAGTCATCCGGAGAAGTTTCTCCCCTGACGGAGGTGAGTGAATGAGAAAGTGTATCCTGATCCTCTTCCTGCTCTTGGCGACCTCCTCTCTGGCCCAGGAAGACTACTATCTGGTCAACAGCCCTCTTGCGGCTTTGCCGGCTCACGGGGACTACCAGTTTACCGCGAGGATTCTCGATGGGGGGACCGTGCTTGCACGCACGGAGATCGGCATTCAGGATCGTTTTTCTCTGGGACTTTCCTGGGGAATGCTGGGGCTACTGGGAACCGGCAAGGTGCGTACTTACTCTGAAACCGGATTGATGTTGCGCTACCGACTGGTCGAAGAAATCGAACTGCCCTCCATGCTTGTCGGCTTTGACAATCAGGGGCAGGGCAACTGGTCCGACGAGTACCAGCGCTATGATCGAAAGAGCAAGGGCTTCTTCTTCGTGATGACCCGCCACTGGTTTGGTCCCTTTGGCACGGACTTCAGCACGAGCGGTGGCCTGAACTACAGTCTGGAAGGCAATGATGAATCCGGCTTTGATCTTTTCGCCGGTCTGGAATGGGTGCTGGAGCCTCGATTCTCCCTGATCCTTGACTGGTCCGCAGGGCTGAACGATCGTTATCTGGACGAGCGTTTCGGGGAGGGTAATGGCTGGCTGGACCTTGCTTTGGCCTGGAAGATTGCCGACCGGATCCAGTTCAAGGTTCTGGTTTGCGATCTCTTCGAGAATTCCCTGGACCCGGTGACGGGAGAAACCCCGGGCGCAGAGCGGCAACTGCTGGTATCCTTCGGCAGTCATTTCTAGGAGGGCCTGTGAACGGCAGCTGGCTGGATTTTGAAAAACCCATTGTGGAACTGGAGAGCCAGATCAAGGATCTGCGTTCCTTTGCCGATGGGCAGAAGATGGAAGTGAGCGATGAATTGCGTCGTCTGGAGGAGAAGGCCGACAAGCTTCGCCACGAGATCTACGGCAATCTGAGCAGATGGCAGAGAGTCCAGCTTGCTCGCCATCCCCAACGACCCTATACGCTTGACTACATTGAGCGCATCTTTACGGATTTTCAGGAACTGCATGGTGACCGGAATTTCAGAGACGACCCGGCCATTGTCGGGGGGACGGCTTTGCTCGGGGGGCAACCGGTCATGGTCATCGGCCATCAAAAGGGGCGGGAAACCCGCGAGAATATCCGGCGCAATTTCGGCATGCCCAATCCCGAAGGCTATCGCAAGGCGCTTCGCCTGATGGAAATGGCCTCCCGTTTCTCTCGACCCATTATCACCTTTGTGGACACTCCGGGTGCCTATCCCGGAATCGGCGCGGAGGAGAGGGGGCAGGCGGAGGCCATTGCCCGGAATCTGAGGGAGATGAGTCGCCTGGAGGTACCTGTCATTGCGGTCATCACGGGGGAAGGCGGAAGCGGCGGCGCTCTGGCTCTGGCCGTGGGAGACCGGGTGCTGATGCTGGAGAATTCCATCTACGCCGTGATCAGTCCCGAGGGTTGCGCCTCCATTCTCTGGAAAGATGCCAGCAAGCGGGAGGAAGCGGCCGAGGCTCTTCGCCTGAGCAGCCGGGATCTTGCAGAAATGGAAATCATTGATCGCGTGATTCCCGAGCCTCTGGGAGGTGCCCATCGGGACCAGGCTGGGATGTCCCTGAAATTGAAAGAGGCACTCATTGAGGAAATAGCCTCCCTTTCAACACGAAGTCCCGAGTCCCTGATTTCCAGCAGAATTGAGAAGATCAGTCGAATGGGTGTCTTTGACGAAGCGGAACCGACTTGATTCGGCTTCCCGGAGCCTTTATCATTAAGACAGCTTGCAGCTTGCACGCAGGAAAAGGCATCGTTTCCCTTCCTGCGTTTTTCCTGAATCCCCTGTTCACAATTCAGTGTCTTTGGCGTATACCTCCCTTGCGAGAGGGAGGAATGGCCCGCTATCGGGCAGGAGTGTGAAATGGATCCGGAACTTCTGAAAATCCTTGCCTGTCCCCACTGCAGGGCTTCCTTGCGGGAGGAAGGCAAAGATGAGCTGGTTTGCGAAGGCTGCCGCCGCCGCTATCCGGTGATCGACGGTATTCCCGAGCTTCTTCCGGAAAGTGCGAAAGAGGGGGAATGAGAAAAGCACTGATTCTTCTTTCCCTTTTCCCGGCCCTGCTCCCTGCAGTCGGGATGCAGGATGTCCTTCTTCAGCTCTCTTCGGAGGGGACGGAGATTCCGGCTTCCTGCACGGTGGCTCTGCCCGCTCAGGGTGCTGCCAGGATTCTCTCCCTGGAACTGGACGGGGTGTCCGTTTCCACCGACAGAGCCAGACTGAGTGAGCCCTTTGTCCATCGGGGAGTCCGGGCCGCCAATCTCTTTGTGGAAGCTTCTTCCCCCGCCTGGAAGGAAGCGAGCGTTCACCTCTTTTTCGAACAGGCCTTCGGAGAAGGTCCGCTTCCGGACGAACCCACCCTGTCACTTTTTGCAAATTCCGCACAGGCCCGCATCAGTCGTCCTTCGGGGCAGAATCGCCACCGCAGTGAAGATGAAATCTTTGACGGGACGGGACGCTGGATTCGACTCGACTACCAGGAAGAGGGATTCTATCGACTCGACTACGAGGATCTCCTGATCTACGGGGTCTCCTGGGATGTGGATCCTTCGAGCTTCCGGCTCCTCCTTCCTCCCCAGTCACCCCTTCCTTTTGAAATCGGGGACGGATTCTCCTCTTGGCAGGAGGGCTGGACACTCCGTGAGATGCCGATACAGGTTCTCGGCGGGGAGAGCTTCGGTCCGGATACGGAACTTCGCTTTCACCTCACTTCTCTCGATGGCTTTGCCAGCGACCTTGATCTTCAGTCAGACCCCGATCAGTATCGTCGCCATCCCTATGCCGTCTGGGCCACGGCCTACCTCACATGGGGCGAAGAAGAGGGGCTTCGCCTGGAGTCCCGGGCGGAAAACCTTTCAGCTTATCCGGCACTTCTTGAGTCTGTTCCCGTGAAACTGCACCGGGAGCGGAACCTGATCTACGATAACCACTCCCTTCATGAGGACGGCTGGGCCTGGGATTACTTCGTGGTGTCCAGCCAACCCACCCTATTTCGCGATGAAGCAGCACTGCTCTGGCCCCGTGCGGATCGTCCTTTCCGTCTGAGGGTCGGCTATGATGCCCCACTGATCAGTGGGGAGCCCTACGGGCCTCACCATGTTCGCGCCTATCTCGGTTCGCCGGATCCGGAGAACCTGTTGGTCGATGAGTCCTTTAGCATTACCTCGGTGATGAGCCAGATGCTGCTGGAGGGAGAAGGCACCCCTGCGGCAATCTCCGATGGGCAGAATCGCATGGACTTCTGGCTGGAGTTGCCCAAGGATCAGATGCCTCGTGACTACGGTTACCTGCTTTGGTACGAACTGGAGTATGAGACCCGGTTCCGCACCCGCTACTCCTCTCCCTTCAGCTTCATCATTCCTTCGGGCAGTAATTCCGTCGTCTTCTCCTGCGCGGGATGGAACGGCGAGCCGGAGGTCTGGGACATCAGTGATCCTTTCCTGCCCTTCCGGATTTCAGGGGGCGCATTTGCCGGGGACAGCCTGACTCTGGAAGTAGAGGCCAGCGACGCACGCCACCTCGTCTTGATGGACCCCGGTTTCTCCGGCAGCTTCCGAAGCTTTGACCGCATTCGTCAGGTTCTTCCCCGCCCGCTTCGCCACGAATCCCTTCCGCACATGATTGTTATTTACCATGACGAATTCCGCGATGCGGCCGAGCGCTACGCCGACTGGCGATCAGGGAGTTTCCCCCTGATCGGGCAGGGCGAAGTCGAAACCGTTTCGATCAGCGATGTCTATGCGAATTTCAGTGGAGGCATGCAGGATGTCGCCGCCCTGAGGAACTTCATCAAGTACCGCTATGAGACTCCGGGATGCCGTCTGGCCTATATTCTCCTGCTCGGGGACGCCAGCAGTGATTACCGGAACTTCTCGGGCGTGGAAGTGGGAGATAGCGGAAGCAACTGTCTTGTTCCTGCTCTCAGCGACCGCTTTCGCGCAGAGCCGATGTCTTCTTCCTATACCACCGATGACTATTTCGTCTGCATGGATCCGGAAGATGACAACCTGTCTCAGGAAGTCCCGGACATCGCTCTTGGTCGGCTGCCGGCTGCCAGCAGACAGGCCGCCGAACTCATGGTGGATTTTGTGATTGCCTATGAGTCTGAAACAGAGCCGGGAGTCTGGAAGAACCGGGCGATTCTTGCTGCCGATGATTACTTCGAGAGGTGCGGCCAGGCCGACGGCATCAATCACACGGCGCAGGCCGAGTACCTGGTGGAGAATGCCATCCCGACAGAACTGGACCTCCAGAAGATCTACCTTTGCGAATACGATTGTGACTATTCCGGTTTCAAGCCGGAAGCACAAACTGACCTGACATCCGCCCTTCAGTCGGGAGTGAGTTTTTTCAACTTTGTGGGTCACGGCGGTGGAGATGTGCTGGCGGACGAGCAGTTGCTCTTGACCCAGAACCTCTACTCTCTGGAGAACGGAACCCGGCGCTTTCTCTTTATCTCCGCCTCTTGCAATGTCGGCGCCTTTGACGATCCCGTGGGCGAAAGTATGAGTGAGGTCATGATCTCCCGCTCCGAAGGCGGAGCCATTGCCACCATTGCCGCGAGTGATCTGACAAGCGCGACCTTCAACAACAAGCTGAACAAGAACATCCTCCAGGCTCTTTTCCCGGGCGGGAAGGTGGGAGAAGCCGTTCCCCTGGGTTCCGTGCTTCTAAGGGCCAAGGTGCGGACCCAGCAGGTGGATTATTCTCATGGCGGGATCGGAGGCAGCAATGAGCGCTACTCACTTCTTGGCGATCCGGCACTTTGCCTGAGCCTCCCGACCTGTTCAGTCGAGTTTGAAAACGGGGAGCCGGATTCCCTGCTTGTGGGGGAGAAGACCCGGGTTCGCGGGCGCGTGATTCGTGACGGGATCTTTGCTCCCGACTTCTCCGGAGAAGTTCATCTGAGTGTCCGGGCCTCGGACGACACGACAGGCCATGACTGGGAGCAGTACGGAAACCCGCATCACATTGACTTCCATCTTCCGGGCACCGAGGTCTTTCGGGGGAGTTTTCCGGTGCAGGAAGGTGTCTTTGAATCCCCGGAGTTCAATTTCCCCCGGGGAGCCGCCATCGGTAATTACGGCAGCGTACGGGCCTTCGTTCTGGGGGAGGAGGAGGCTCTGGGCAAACGGGTCTCCCTTCCGGTGCTCGAAGGAGAACTGCCCGATGACAGTGAGGCTCCTTCGGTGGAACTCTCCCTGCCCGGCAATGCGGTCAATGCGGTGGCGGGCACGGAGATCCACCTTCGTGCTTCCGACGAGTCCGGGATCAATCTCGTGGGAGGAAGTCCCCGGGCGGCTGTCTTCCTGGAAACCGTGGAAATCGCAGAGGTGGAAGACCTGACCGGGGCCTTCGAGTACGATTCCGGCTCGGCCACCGAGGGAGAGGCCCGCAGCAGAATCTCTTCGGAACTGGAGGCGGGGCAGTACACCCTCGTGGCTTCGGTGGCCGACAATCTCGGAAATGTGGGGCGAGACACCCTCTCCATCCGGGTGATGGAGGAGGGGACCCGGGCTCTTCTTGCGGTGCAGCCTTTTCCGAATCCCTTCCGCAGGGTCTGCTCTCTCACCTTCGAACTGACCGGATCCGCGGAGGTCTCCCTGTCGATCTATACGATTTCCGGTCGGAAAATCCGCAGCTTCCGGGAAAGTTTCGAAAACGGGGGCCGCCATTCCCTGGAATGGGACGGGCGCGACTCTGAAGGCGGCTCCGTGGCCAATGGTACCTATCTCTATCGCCTGCTTGCTGACTTTGGAACCGGGGACCTCTCGCGAAGGGAGGTCCAGGGGGCACTTGTGAAGATGAATTGAATCCTTGCCCCCCGGGCGAAAAAGCGTGTATATAGCATTGTTTCAAGACTTTTGGAGGATAAGTGATGAATCGTTTCCCGCTGCAGCTTCGCTTGCTCAGTCTGGCCATTCTGCTTCCCCTGCTGGCCTCTTCTGCCTGGGGGAGCGTGGCGGGCGCCCATAGTCTCCAGATCCCGCCGGGCGCTCGCGCCAACGGACTGGGAGAGGCATCGGTGGCGATTGCCCAGGATGCCACAGCCGCCTGGTGGAACCCTGCGGGACTGGCCTTTCTCCGGGGCAAGACTCTGGGCCTGATGCACAGCCAGCTCGTGCCGGATTTGGCCGATGACATCTACTATGAGTACCTCGGCTGGGTCTCTCATCTGGAAAGCTGGGGGACCTACTCGGCAAACCTGATTTTCCTCTCCTATGGAGAGAGCGATATTACCTATGACAGCCCCGAGTCCCAGGGAACCTTCTCTTCCTACGAGTTTTCCCCTTCCATTGCCTATGGAATGCAGCTCAATGAGAACACGGCGATTGGTCTGGGGCTGAAGTATGTGCGGGTGGATCTTGCGCCGATTGAGGCCGTTCACGACTTCAACCGCGAAGGCGCGGGCAGCTCGATTGCTGTGGACTTCGGCTTCATGCGCTACTTCGGCAGCACCTCCCTGGGGTTTGTCCTTAGCAATTTTGGCCCAAACATCAGTTTCATCAATGAAGAACAGAGCGACCCTCTTCCCCGCCACTTCAAGCTCGGGGGAGCCAGAACCTGGTACCTTCCCGAGGGTCTCGGGCATGTGCTGGCCACGGCAGATTTCAACAAGATGCTGGTTCCCGGCGGCCCGGTCACCTGGAACGGGGGGGTCGAGTTCCAGTACTCGGATCTGATGGCTCTTCGCATGGGCTATGTCCACGACCCGGACGGAGACATCACGGATCTTACCTTCGGAGCCGGTTTCCATGTGAGTCTCGGGAGCCGGGAGCTCTATCTTGACTATGCGAACATTCCCCAGGCTTCGGATCTGGATCGGGTACACCGCTTCTCCCTGGAAATGGAACTGGGAGTGCCGGGAATCGACGGTCCCTAATGCAGTACTTCACGGGCAGGATATGCAGGAGTCCCGTTCTGAGGACGGGGCTCCTCGGTGTCTGTGTCCTTCTTCTCTTCCTTCCCCTGATGGCCCAGGCATCGGATCGCCTGATCCCTCTGGACGCTCCTTTGCAGGGGGACGATTTTCTGGAGGTCCGACAGCTTCGTGAGCGGCAGGTACGGCAGACTCTCGGTCCCCATCCCGCTCGCCGGGATCTTCTGCCACAATGGACCGGAGACCGGGAGGATCCGCAAGTTCTGAAGGTCATGGTCTGCCGCATTGCCTTTGAGAGCAACCGCCGCCCGGACCTGACGAGTGTTCCTGCTGACGGAAAGTTCATGGCGGCCTCGGACACGATTCCCGCCTGGCTTCGACGCGTGGATCCTGCGCCCCACGACCGCTTCTATTTCGATTCCCATATGGAGGCGCTCGACGAGTTCTACCGCACCATGAGTTACGGGAATCTGGAACTGGATTGGGAGATCTTCCCTCAGGCGGGGGCCCCTTTTCTCATGAGTGATCCTGCGGACTACGGTCCTGGAGAGGACAATTACTGGACTCTGGATCTTCTGGAGTCCTTCTGCCGGGAGGCGGTGGCCGTGGTGGACTCCACTCTGCTTCTCGATCCCTGGTCTCCCGGGTTCGCAGACTATGATGTGGTTCTCTTCTTTCATGCGGGCAGCGACCTGCAAAGCGATCTGAACTACGACAGCCCGAACGACCTCCCGAGTTTCAATATTTTCTTCGGAGATTCCCTGGGACTGCCCCTGGTCGATGGGGGGCTTCATTCTCTGGCTTCACTGGTCCTCCTTCCGGAAACCACGACCCAGGATGTTGCGGGGGAAGGCTCGCCGGTGGGCGCGCTCAATGCGGTGGTCGCCCATGAATTCGGGCATCAACTGGGCTATGTCGATACCTATGACACCTGGTATCACTGGTCAGTGGTGGGTCGCTGGGACCTGATGGACAGCGGTCACCGGACGCTCTGGGGAATGCAGACCTGGGAAGTGGATGATCAGGGAGATTCTACCCTGGTGGACATCTGGGCCTACGGCGCACTTCCTGCGAGTCTGGCCATGTGGCACCGGGAGATCTCCGGCTGGGTTTCCGAAGAGAGAGGCAACCTGGAGCGTCTCCGGGGTCCTCAATCTGATGTCACGCTCTGGGCGAGTAATCGCCAGGAGGAGGGCCTGAAGGCCTACCGCGTGGATCTCTCCGACTCGGAGTACTACCTCCTGGAGAATCGGCAGGAGCGGGTGCATGATGGCGGCCGTTTTCTGAAAAGAGATCCGGATACCGGCGTGTTTCTTTGCATGAGCAAGGACATTCCGGGCTGCGAGGAATGTTACGAGAACATCGGGGAGTACGATTTCGTTCTTCCCCAGTCGGGCCTTCTGGCCTGGCAGATTCAGGAGCGGGGACTCGAGGAACTCTGGAACTCGAATGCGATCAACTGGGACGGGAATCTGCATTTCCGTCTGGTCGAGGCAGACGGGCTCTTTGACCTTGGATACTATGATCTGGGAAGCGTGTTGGATCCCTTCTATGTCGGGAACAATGCGCTCTGGACCCATGAAACCACGCCCTCGACCCGCTGCTGGGACGGCACACCTTCGGGTTTTGAGATGAGGGATCTCGTGACCAGTCCCTACCTTGATGACGAATTCGAGCTAATGATGGACGCAAGCATTTCCTTCCGGGCTTTGCGTAGCGGCATCCCGGACGGCTTCCCCCGCGATGACCGCGAGCGGGTTCCCGAGGATGCGCTGGCCAGTCATGCCACAGCCCGAACATTGATGCCCCTGGGAGAGGATCGAATGGCCTACTGGACGGCCGTTCTCGAGGCGGATTCCACGGTCTCCGCCTTCGGCCTTTTCAGCGCCCTCTCCGGTGATCTGGAAGCGGAGCAAAGTTCAGACTTGCCGGGCTATCCCCTGAGTTCCGCCTCCATCGAGACGGGTTCCGGCACGCTCTGGGCTCTTGCCAGTGAGGATTCTCTCTATACCTGGAGGGTCTTGCCCGATGCTCTTGAGCCCCAGAGTCTTTACTCTCCTGTCGCAGCGCAGCTGGTTTCCGGCCCCTTGATGGGCCCTCACGGCGAGAACCACTTTGTCTTCTGGCTGGATGCGGAGACCGGCGGTTTTCGTAGCCTCCTTCTGGCCTCCGGCCGGGCAGAACAGTTCCGGAGTCGGAGGATCCTGAGGCGGGAGGGAACTCGCCTATCTCCACCGGCCTGGCAGTGGACTTCCTGGGGCGGGAAAATCGTTCAGGCCGTGGGAGACACGCTCTATCGCATGACTCCGGATCTGGCCCAGCCTCCCGAGACCTGGCCTCTTCCCGAGGAGGCCAGCGGCTCTCTCTGGCTGCGAAGCCTCGATGAGGACGATGACGAAGAGGATGAGCTCTTTCTCTTTGATGTCCTCGGGCGGGTTTGGCAGATGAGGGAAGAGGGAGCCCTCCTTCGCGTGGAAGCCGATCTCGGGGGGGACAGCCTTCTGCTGCCGCCGATCCCGGCCGATCTCGATGGAGACGGGCGCGCAGAGATCTTCTTCGCTACCGAATCGCGCATCCATCGCTATTCCCTGGAAGGATATCCCCATACGAACTGGCCCCTGAAAATGGAGGATTTGCTTCTATTGGAGGAACCCATGAAGGTGGGTTCGCCTCTTCTGGCGGCGGACTTCGCCGGTTCCGATGGCGTAAGCGAGCTTTGTTTTTTCAGCGACACGGGACATCTGCTGCTGATCGGGAGCGACGGAAGCCCGAAGTCGGGAAGCCCCCGGAGCCTGGCCGGGGAAGCTCCGGTCGATCTCTGGGCGGATCGGGGTATTCTCCGTGCGATTTCCTGGAAGGGCTACTTTCTGGGCTTTGATGGGGACGAGAACAGTGGCCCCGCAGAGTGGAGCATGAATGGCGGAGGGGCAAGCCGTCAGGCCCGCTGGCAGAGGATCCATGAACTCAGTCCTGCCACCGGAGACCACGACCCCGAGCAGTGGATTCTCTATCCGAACCCGGCAAGCTCGGAAGCCTTCTTCCACCATCCCGATTGTCCTGCGGGGCTGACCCTGACTCTGGAGTTGATGGATCTGGAAGGTCAAATCCGTTTGAGGAATACTGCGACCAGTCCGGGCGGTCCCTTCCATTTGCAGGTGGATCTGGAGGGTTTGGCCCCGGGCGTGTATTTCCTGAAGGCCACTCTTGAGGGAGAGGGCGCAAACCGTGTCCTGCTTCGAAGGCTGGGAGTCCTGCGATGAAAAAGATT from Candidatus Krumholzibacteriia bacterium harbors:
- a CDS encoding DNA topoisomerase VI subunit B — translated: MAVKAVRKNPGKDANLDLFDGAKSTSKKETPAPEKKTGKTTRSHARRKNHAESMAAKQREISISEFFTKNRHLLGFDNPSKALLTTIKEAVDNSLDACEEADILPDIRVEVQMKAEDRFCVRVRDNGPGIVKQQIPRIFGKLLYGSKFHSLKQSRGQQGIGISAAGMYGQLTTGQPVRIVSRPGSHAKAHRYELKINTRKNEPIVTLDEVREDWPHGQGTQVELDIEASYKRGRRSIDDYLELTAVSNPHLELVYLTPSGDEVEYPRVRDELPREPKSIKPHPYGVELGALLAMAHETKERTLTGFLCTEFSRVGSKVADEILQKAMLSPKSRPKKLGRDQAEQLLRAIAQTKIMNPPTSCLSPIGAEELEAGLAKVVNSEFFTSVSRRPSVYRGNPFLVEVALAWGVEGMKQDDLVVLHRFANRVPLQYQQGACAITKGVMATSWKSYGLSQSRGALPAGPMVLLVHVASAWVPFTSESKEALASYPEVLKEIKLGLQECGRKLGTHIRKGKRREDAEKKRDLIRSYLPTIGEALREILNLSESREKKVVASLQDTLEKSRKF
- a CDS encoding DNA topoisomerase IV subunit A encodes the protein MAGKKVLDRIRQEARKVEKAAIEGDKPLMRFPIRSLSNVRYDPKIGHFAIKSGRKERALTVGTVKTFAQTLKMLSLSKDLLEANDIATKREAYYVSKNWGEARFHDQPESDTVLEDVEALFGVNREQLGFIPEEKGGDVAGNLVVIDRDSDTGKKLRIDCTKFGSGAYSIPISVEHLEFETDAKFILAIETAGMFQRLVKHNYWKQAGAVLVSMGGVPTRACRRFIRRLADEKKIPVYVFVDGDPYGITNIYRTLKVGSGNAAHLNEYFCVPQARFLGIMPRDIRDYDLPTHPLKEVDVKRAKDALKNDPFVQHYKQWQKALEEMIRMGVRAEQQALAKHGLNYVIEEYLPRKLSHPEKFLP
- a CDS encoding acetyl-CoA carboxylase carboxyltransferase subunit alpha gives rise to the protein MNGSWLDFEKPIVELESQIKDLRSFADGQKMEVSDELRRLEEKADKLRHEIYGNLSRWQRVQLARHPQRPYTLDYIERIFTDFQELHGDRNFRDDPAIVGGTALLGGQPVMVIGHQKGRETRENIRRNFGMPNPEGYRKALRLMEMASRFSRPIITFVDTPGAYPGIGAEERGQAEAIARNLREMSRLEVPVIAVITGEGGSGGALALAVGDRVLMLENSIYAVISPEGCASILWKDASKREEAAEALRLSSRDLAEMEIIDRVIPEPLGGAHRDQAGMSLKLKEALIEEIASLSTRSPESLISSRIEKISRMGVFDEAEPT
- a CDS encoding Trm112 family protein translates to MDPELLKILACPHCRASLREEGKDELVCEGCRRRYPVIDGIPELLPESAKEGE
- a CDS encoding C25 family cysteine peptidase, whose protein sequence is MRKALILLSLFPALLPAVGMQDVLLQLSSEGTEIPASCTVALPAQGAARILSLELDGVSVSTDRARLSEPFVHRGVRAANLFVEASSPAWKEASVHLFFEQAFGEGPLPDEPTLSLFANSAQARISRPSGQNRHRSEDEIFDGTGRWIRLDYQEEGFYRLDYEDLLIYGVSWDVDPSSFRLLLPPQSPLPFEIGDGFSSWQEGWTLREMPIQVLGGESFGPDTELRFHLTSLDGFASDLDLQSDPDQYRRHPYAVWATAYLTWGEEEGLRLESRAENLSAYPALLESVPVKLHRERNLIYDNHSLHEDGWAWDYFVVSSQPTLFRDEAALLWPRADRPFRLRVGYDAPLISGEPYGPHHVRAYLGSPDPENLLVDESFSITSVMSQMLLEGEGTPAAISDGQNRMDFWLELPKDQMPRDYGYLLWYELEYETRFRTRYSSPFSFIIPSGSNSVVFSCAGWNGEPEVWDISDPFLPFRISGGAFAGDSLTLEVEASDARHLVLMDPGFSGSFRSFDRIRQVLPRPLRHESLPHMIVIYHDEFRDAAERYADWRSGSFPLIGQGEVETVSISDVYANFSGGMQDVAALRNFIKYRYETPGCRLAYILLLGDASSDYRNFSGVEVGDSGSNCLVPALSDRFRAEPMSSSYTTDDYFVCMDPEDDNLSQEVPDIALGRLPAASRQAAELMVDFVIAYESETEPGVWKNRAILAADDYFERCGQADGINHTAQAEYLVENAIPTELDLQKIYLCEYDCDYSGFKPEAQTDLTSALQSGVSFFNFVGHGGGDVLADEQLLLTQNLYSLENGTRRFLFISASCNVGAFDDPVGESMSEVMISRSEGGAIATIAASDLTSATFNNKLNKNILQALFPGGKVGEAVPLGSVLLRAKVRTQQVDYSHGGIGGSNERYSLLGDPALCLSLPTCSVEFENGEPDSLLVGEKTRVRGRVIRDGIFAPDFSGEVHLSVRASDDTTGHDWEQYGNPHHIDFHLPGTEVFRGSFPVQEGVFESPEFNFPRGAAIGNYGSVRAFVLGEEEALGKRVSLPVLEGELPDDSEAPSVELSLPGNAVNAVAGTEIHLRASDESGINLVGGSPRAAVFLETVEIAEVEDLTGAFEYDSGSATEGEARSRISSELEAGQYTLVASVADNLGNVGRDTLSIRVMEEGTRALLAVQPFPNPFRRVCSLTFELTGSAEVSLSIYTISGRKIRSFRESFENGGRHSLEWDGRDSEGGSVANGTYLYRLLADFGTGDLSRREVQGALVKMN
- a CDS encoding PorV/PorQ family protein — translated: MNRFPLQLRLLSLAILLPLLASSAWGSVAGAHSLQIPPGARANGLGEASVAIAQDATAAWWNPAGLAFLRGKTLGLMHSQLVPDLADDIYYEYLGWVSHLESWGTYSANLIFLSYGESDITYDSPESQGTFSSYEFSPSIAYGMQLNENTAIGLGLKYVRVDLAPIEAVHDFNREGAGSSIAVDFGFMRYFGSTSLGFVLSNFGPNISFINEEQSDPLPRHFKLGGARTWYLPEGLGHVLATADFNKMLVPGGPVTWNGGVEFQYSDLMALRMGYVHDPDGDITDLTFGAGFHVSLGSRELYLDYANIPQASDLDRVHRFSLEMELGVPGIDGP